The following coding sequences lie in one Oncorhynchus masou masou isolate Uvic2021 unplaced genomic scaffold, UVic_Omas_1.1 unplaced_scaffold_942, whole genome shotgun sequence genomic window:
- the LOC135538335 gene encoding cathepsin E-like: MRWTVLTLICCSWTAHGLIRIPLRQMLSVRTQLRASNRLEDFMRDHQPDVFNRRYAQCYPPGIPSLRLGKSSERLYNFMDAQYYGLISLGTPKQNFTVVFDTGSSDLWVPSSYCVSEACGMHRKFKAFESSTFIHDGRMFGIHYGKGHMLGIMGREVLKIGPLTVKNQEFGESVYEPGFVFVMAKFDGVLGLGYPSLAEELGTPVFDSIMNQKSVDQPIFSFYLSK, translated from the exons ATGAGGTGGACTGTGTTGACGCTGATCTGCTGTTCCTGGACTGCACATGGGCTGATCAG GATCCCCCTGCGTCAGATGCTCTCTGTGCGTACCCAGCTGAGAGCCTCCAATCGCCTGGAGGACTTCATGAGGGACCACCAGCCTGATGTGTTCAACCGGAGGTACGCCCAGTGTTACCCCCCTGGTATCCCCTCTCTCAGGCTGGGTAAGAGCAGCGAGAGGCTCTACAACTTCATGGAT GCCCAGTACTATGGACTGATCAGCCTGGGTACCCCGAAACAGAACTTCACCGTAGTGTTTGATACAGGATCGTCTGACCTGTGGGTTCCATCCTCTTACTGCGTCTCAGAGGCCTGTG gcatgCACCGCAAGTTCAAGGCCTTTGAGTCCAGCACGTTCATCCACGACGGCAGGATGTTTGGCATCCACTATGGCAAGGGACACATGCTGGGCATCATGGGCAGGGAAGTCCTCAAG ATTGGCCCGTTGACGGTGAAAAACCAGGAGTTCGGAGAGTCGGTGTACGAGCCAGGTTTTGTTTTTGTCATGGCTAAGTTTGACGGGGTGCTGGGCTTGGGGTACCCCTCCCTGGCTGAGGAACTGGGGACACCCGTTTTCGACAGCATCATGAACCAGAAGTCTGTGGACCAACCCATCTTCTCCTTCTACCTCAGCAAGTAG